CGTCGGCGTCGGCAGCGTCGGCCTGCGCTGCTTCATCGTGCTGCTCGTCGGACGCGACGCCGGCGACCCCCTGTTCCTCCAGATCAAGGAGGCCCGGCAGTCCGTACTGGAGGAACATCTGCCGAGCGGGCCGTACGTCCATCCCGGTCACCGTGTCGTCGCCGGGCAGCGGCTGTTGCAGGCCGCGGGCGACATCTTCCTGGGCTGGATGTCGGGGCCGCAGGGGCGCGCGTTCTACTGGCGCCAGCTGCGCGACATGAAGGGCACGGCGGACGTGGCCTCGATGGGCCCGGCCGACCTGTGCACCTACGCCCGCCTGTGCGGCACCGCCCTCGCGCGGGCCCACGCCCGCTCCGGCGACCGCATCGCCATCGCCGGCTACCTCGGCGGCGCCGACACCTTCGACCGCGCGGTGGCCGACTTCGCGCTGGCCTACGCCGACCAGACCACCAACGACCACACGGCTCTGGGCGCGGCGGTGGAGGCGGGCGTGGTGCGGGCCGTACCCGGCGCCTGACCGGCGCTCAGCGGTCGCCGTCGGTGGCCAGTACGGCCTTGACGAACTCCCGCCGGTCCTCGGGGTGTTCCTCGAACCACATCCCCAGCATGTGCTCGGCGCCGGGCACGTCGAACCGCGTGAACCGCGCCTTGGCGGCCAGGGCGTCCTGCACCGCCGCCGTCACCTCCGGCGGGATGATCGCGTCCGTCCCCGGCACCGCCAGCACCGCACGCCCCTCGTAGGCGCGCAGCACGTCCAGCGCGGGCGTCCCGCGCCAGCCGTCCGGCCTGCGGATGATCTCGCTGAACCGCCCGTCCCCCTCGCCGAAGGGCACGTCCCACGCCTCCTCGGCGTACACGGCCGGCGCGCACAGGCCCACCGCCGTCACCCGCTCCCCGTAGTGCCCGACGAGATCCGTCACTGTCTGTCCGCTCATGCTGAACCCGACGACGATCAGCGGGCCGTCCGCCGGCACCCGCGCGTCGATGACCGCGACCGCCTGTTCGAAGCGCCGGCGCAGGCTCAACTCCCGCAGTTCGCCGCTGCTTTCACCGTGCCCGGAGAAGTCGAAGGCCAGTCCGTGGCAGCCCCGGGACACGAACTCCGCGAGCATCGGGAGCAGCCGTTCCTTGCTGCCGATGCCCGCGCCGTGCAGCAGAACGGCCGTGGCCGCGGGGCCGTCGGCGGCACTGCCGTGGACCCCGCTGAGGAGTTCGCCGTCATGGGCGTGGGTGAAGGAGGAGAGCTCGGTCATGCGCTCCATTCATTCACACCGGACACCGGCCGAACTCCCGCCCCCGGAAAAGGAGATGCACACGCAGTGACGGGATCCCTACCCTGGACATGCGTAACGGAGCAGTTCACGCCGCTTCCCGCAGGGAAGGCGTCACCCTGCGGACCCGGGGCTACTCTCTACGCACCGACGGACGGCCGCCCGTCCCCCAGCGCCCCGTCGGAGACATTCACGCACCGCTCAGTACCGACCCACGCCCACGGAGGCCCGTGATGGGCACCATCGTCATGTCCGGGACTGTCGTCCTGGTGATCCTAGGATTCGGAAACCACGTCTACTGGCTGGCCGCGGTCGCCGTGCTCTTCCTCTACCTCCAGTACGGCCGGAGCCCCTCCGCGCCGACCGGCAGGCCCGGGGGAGGGCCCGGCGGAGGATCCTCGTCCGGAGGCGCCATGCCCGCGGACTACCGCTCCTACCGCGACCGCCGCGACATGCAGGCCAAGTGGGAGCGCCGCTACCGCCGCGAGCGCCCCCTTGAGTCCCGTCGTCAGGAGCGCGAGAAGAGCAAGTGAGACCACCTGTGGTGGTGACCCGAGGTTGAGGGTGCCCCCGGTCACAGGCCGGGGGCACCCCACACCGGGAACCAGCGGTTCAGGTCCTGCTCGATCCGCAGGTCGCCCGCGAGGGCGGCCTTCACCCGCAGCTCCAACGGGTTGTCGCGCCGCTCGGCCGCGCCGGGAAGCGGCGCGAAGGGATAGAAGGTGCCGCGCTTGTAGAGATAGACGAGCGCGAGCCGCTGGTCCCTGTCGTCCTCGAATCCCACCAGCGAGCACAGCAGCTGCGGGCCGAAGCCGTTGACCTCCATCGCGCTGTTCACCGCATGCAGGTCGTTGACCAGGTCCGGGAGCTGATCGGGCGCGCGCCGGGAGACCAGCCACGAGTAGCCGTAGTCGTCCCGGGCGAGCTGCACCGGCCGGCCGTCGCGCTCGGCGTCCGCGTCGAGCAGCGCCTGGACCTCGCGGTGCGTCTGGTCGAAGGCGGCACCCTCGACCGTGGCGA
The DNA window shown above is from Streptomyces chartreusis and carries:
- a CDS encoding alpha/beta hydrolase produces the protein MTELSSFTHAHDGELLSGVHGSAADGPAATAVLLHGAGIGSKERLLPMLAEFVSRGCHGLAFDFSGHGESSGELRELSLRRRFEQAVAVIDARVPADGPLIVVGFSMSGQTVTDLVGHYGERVTAVGLCAPAVYAEEAWDVPFGEGDGRFSEIIRRPDGWRGTPALDVLRAYEGRAVLAVPGTDAIIPPEVTAAVQDALAAKARFTRFDVPGAEHMLGMWFEEHPEDRREFVKAVLATDGDR
- the pspAB gene encoding PspA-associated protein PspAB, with the protein product MGLLDILLGRTKPVAPDLDRLFALPSAAVTLEAAAGFRPTGSGAVCFATVEGAAFDQTHREVQALLDADAERDGRPVQLARDDYGYSWLVSRRAPDQLPDLVNDLHAVNSAMEVNGFGPQLLCSLVGFEDDRDQRLALVYLYKRGTFYPFAPLPGAAERRDNPLELRVKAALAGDLRIEQDLNRWFPVWGAPGL